One region of Juglans regia cultivar Chandler chromosome 4, Walnut 2.0, whole genome shotgun sequence genomic DNA includes:
- the LOC108982714 gene encoding kinesin-like protein KIN-7K, chloroplastic isoform X2 encodes MEGISGTIFAYGVTSSGKTHTMHGDQRSPGIIPLAVKDAFSIIQETPNREFLLRVSYLEIYNEVMNDLLNPAGQNLRIREDSQGIFVEGIKEEVVLSPAHALSLIAAGEEHRHVGSTNFNLLSSRSHTIFTLTIESSPYGENSQGEAVSLSQLNLIDLAGSESSKAETTGVRRKEGSYINKSLLTLGTVISKLTDGRAAHIPYRDSKLTRLLQSSLSGHGRVSLICTVTPSSSSSEETHNTLKFAHRAKHIEIQAAQNKIIDEKSLIKKYQNEIRSLKEELEQLRRGIVRVPQLKATAEEDLVLLKQKLEDGQVKLQSRLEQEEEAKAALLARIQRLTKLILVSSKASQSSRVLPHRPDHRRRYSFGEEELACLPHKRQDLILDNDNIELYEGNAETTNATLKEKKTRKHGLLNWLMPRKRESGLGTLTSTSDKSSEIKSMSTPSTPQGESSNLHTEGRLSHSLLTESSPSAELLSEAREDREVHGDNFRGQETPLASIKSIDQIELLKEQKKILSGEVALHSSALKRLSEAATRNPQKDLIHVEMKNLKDEIMGKNEQIALLEKQITDSIVVASHKKIDNFELSQSVSELMAQLNEKSFELEVKAADNRVIQEQLNQKISECGGLQDTIASLKQQLSDALELSNLNTAITYSQRFIETESSHGEEGSGKGLLLGAQATAIEELKQKVGELTESKEQLELRNQKLAEESSYAKGLASAAAVELKALSEEVAKLMNHNERLAAELAASKNSPTQRRTSPAVRNGRRDSHVKRNDQGGPVSDIKRELAASRERELSYEAALLEKDQRETQLQRSVEESKQREAYLENELANMWVLVAKLKKSHGAETEASESTRQTPRVEGFGI; translated from the exons GGTGATCAGAGGTCCCCTGGAATTATACCACTGGCGGTGAAAGATGCTTTCAGCATTATCCAAGAG ACTCCAAACAGAGAGTTTCTTCTTCGTGTGTCATACTTGGAAATCTACAATGAG GTTATGAATGACTTGTTAAACCCAGCAGGACAGAATTTAAGAATTAGAGAGGATTCTCAG GGCATCTTTGTTGAAGGAATAAAGGAGGAAGTTGTGCTATCCCCTGCTCATGCCCTTTCTCTTATAGCTGCTGGAGAAG AGCATAGACATGTGGGGTccacaaattttaatttactcAGCAGCAGGAGCCATACGATATTTACGCTG ACTATAGAGAGCAGCCCATACGGTGAGAATAGTCAAGGGGAAGCAGTAAGCCTGTCACAACTG AACCTCATCGATCTGGCAGGTTCTGAGAGCTCAAAAGCAGAAACTACAGGTGTGAGACGGAAAGAAGGATCCTATATTAATAAGAGCCTCCTAACTCTTGGAACT GTTATATCCAAGTTAACAGATGGGAGGGCTGCTCATATACCATACAGGGACTCTAAATTGACCAGACTTCTTCAGTCTTCATTGAGTGGCCATGGACGTGTATCT CTTATTTGCACTGTCACTCCTTCATCAAGCAGTTCCGAAGAGACACATAATACGCTCAAATTTGCACACCGTGCCAAACACATTGAAATCCAAGCAGCACAAAACAAG ATTATTGATGAGAAATCACTTATCAAAAAGTACCAAAACGAGATTCGTTCTTTAAAGGAAGAGTTAGAGCAGTTGAGGAGGGGGATTGTTAGAGTTCCACAACTGAAAGCTACTGCAGAAGAAGACCTTGTGCTCTTAAAACAAAAG CTAGAGGATGGTCAAGTCAAACTGCAATCACGATtggaacaagaagaagaagctaaAGCTGCTTTATTAGCCAGAATTCAACGCTTGACAAAACTAATTTTGGTCTCCTCAAAAGCATCGCAATCATCAAGAGTACTTCCTCATAGACCTGATCATAGAAGAAGATATTCCTTTGGTGAAGAGGAG CTTGCATGCCTACCACACAAGAGGCAGGACTTGATTTTAGATAATGACAACATTGAATTGTACGAGGGGAATGCTGAAACCACTAATGCTACATTGAAGGAGAAAAAGACCCGGAAGCATGGACTCCTAAACTGGTTGATGCCGCGG AAACGAGAAAGTGGCTTGGGGACCTTGACAAGCACCAGTGATAAGTCAAGTGAAATAAAGTCCATGAGTACACCCTCAACACCACAAGGAGAAAGTAGCAACCTCCATACAGAAGGCAGACTTTCCCATTCTCTACTTACAGAAAGCTCTCCATCTGCAGAACTTTTATCCGAGGCTAGAGAGGATAGAGAAGTTCATGGGGATAATTTCCGGGGACAAGAGACACCTCTG gCTAGCATAAAATCAATCGATCAGATTGAGCTTTTAAAGGAGCAGAAAAAGATCTTGTCGGGAGAGGTGGCACTCCATTCAAGTGCTTTGAAGCGCTTGTCTGAGGCGGCTACACGGAACCCCCAGAAGGATCTTATTCAT GTGGAGATGAAAAACTTGAAAGATGAAATCATGGGAAAGAACGAACAAATAGCTTTGCTGGAAAAGCAAATTACTGATTCCATTGTCGTCGCTTCACACAAGAAgattgataattttgaattatcaCAA TCTGTTTCTGAATTGATGGCGCAACTGAACGAGAAGTCATTTGAACTTGAG GTTAAAGCTGCAGATAATCGTGTAATTCAAGAGCAGCTGAACCAGAAG ATCAGTGAATGTGGAGGATTGCAGGACACAATTGCCTCCTTGAAGCAGCAGCTCTCTGATGCACTGGAGTTGAGCAATTTAAATACTGCAATCACTTATTCGCAACGATTTATAGAAACAGAGAGCTCGCATGGAGAAGAGGGCTCAGGCAAAGGATTGCTTTTAGGAGCACAG GCAACGGCTATTGAAGAACTGAAGCAGAAAGTGGGAGAACTTACAGAATCAAAAGAACAGCTAGAACTTCGAAACCAGAAGCTGGCGGAGGAGAGTTCATATGCCAAAGGGTTAGCCTCAGCAGCTGCTGTTGAGCTCAAGGCATTATCAGAAGAAGTTGCCAAGCTTATGAACCATAACGAGAGACTGGCTGCCGAGCTGGCCGCATCTAAAAACTCTCCCACTCAGCGTAGAACTAGTCCTGCAGTCAGAAATGGCCGGAGAGATAGTCATGTTAAGCGCAACGATCAAGGTGGGCCAGTCTCTGATATCAAGAGAGAACTGGCTGCAAGTCGGGAGAGAGAGCTTTCATACGAAGCTGCTCTATTAGAGAAGGATCAGAGAGAGACTCAGCTTCAAAGATCGGTTGAGGAATCCAAGCAAAGAGAAGCTTATCTCGAAAACGAACTAGCCAACATGTGGGTTCTTGTGGCAAAGTTGAAAAAATCCCATGGTGCCGAAACTGAGGCTTCTGAATCAACAAGACAGACTCCGCGCGTTGAAGGTTTTGGAATTTGA